Proteins encoded in a region of the Flavobacterium sp. MDT1-60 genome:
- a CDS encoding nuclear transport factor 2 family protein: protein MRKIYFLCFLFILNNVFAQKKDKLNPIAVYEKAWQEHNSDTRLKLIKTIWLDDSTFEDPSASIKGAVALNNVINEFYKKFPEAILTSGSKVVKDNYVTWDWKILDSKNKPIMAGRDFARLNGKGQVSKIIGFWDKEVTLSESEILKNLETDNFKIVAKYYECFFKTRDFNTMATIIEEGAIYNQAEGLPYGGTYVGFNEWTKMYAKSAEFFDLEIEKEPVYFSDATKNEVVIYFTIKCKAKKSGKTLSMPISEHFDLKNGKITAIRPFYFDTKQFAEFLKSKK, encoded by the coding sequence ATGAGAAAAATCTACTTTCTTTGTTTCCTTTTTATCTTAAACAATGTTTTTGCTCAAAAGAAGGATAAATTAAATCCCATTGCAGTTTATGAAAAAGCATGGCAGGAGCATAATAGTGATACCCGACTAAAATTGATAAAAACAATTTGGTTAGACGACAGTACTTTTGAAGATCCTTCAGCATCTATTAAAGGAGCAGTTGCCTTAAATAATGTCATTAATGAATTTTATAAAAAATTCCCAGAAGCTATATTGACTTCAGGTTCAAAAGTAGTAAAAGACAATTATGTAACTTGGGATTGGAAAATTTTAGATTCAAAAAATAAACCTATAATGGCTGGTCGTGATTTTGCCAGATTAAACGGAAAAGGTCAGGTTAGCAAAATTATTGGCTTTTGGGATAAGGAAGTTACTTTGTCAGAGTCTGAAATTCTAAAAAACCTTGAAACTGATAATTTTAAAATTGTAGCAAAATACTATGAATGTTTTTTTAAAACCAGGGATTTTAATACAATGGCAACTATAATTGAAGAAGGCGCTATTTATAATCAGGCAGAAGGTTTGCCTTATGGGGGAACTTATGTGGGTTTTAATGAATGGACAAAAATGTATGCGAAATCAGCAGAGTTTTTTGATTTGGAAATAGAAAAAGAACCAGTTTATTTTAGCGATGCTACCAAAAACGAAGTTGTTATTTATTTCACCATAAAATGCAAAGCAAAAAAATCAGGTAAAACACTTTCAATGCCAATTTCAGAACATTTCGATTTGAAGAATGGAAAAATTACAGCAATCAGACCCTTTTATTTTGATACCAAACAATTTGCGGAATTTTTAAAAAGTAAAAAGTAA
- the lipB gene encoding lipoyl(octanoyl) transferase LipB: MNKKIQLQDLGSKDYKSTWEYQEELFKDIVDLKIKNRREELELETPNYLLFVEHPHVYTLGKSGDLENLLLNEKQLEAKGATFYKINRGGDITYHGPGQIVGYPILDLENFFTDIHKYLRFLEESIILTLEEYGLKCGRSEGETGVWLDVGTPFARKICALGVRASRWVTMHGFALNVNVDLGYFDNIIPCGIRGKGVTSLQVELGVEKVDEDEVKAKIIKHLTQLFEAEFV; this comes from the coding sequence ATGAATAAAAAAATCCAACTTCAAGATTTAGGAAGTAAAGATTATAAATCGACCTGGGAATATCAGGAAGAACTTTTCAAAGATATAGTCGATTTAAAAATCAAAAACAGAAGAGAAGAACTAGAGTTAGAAACGCCAAATTATTTACTTTTCGTAGAACATCCCCATGTTTATACTTTAGGAAAAAGCGGTGATTTAGAAAACTTATTATTAAACGAAAAACAGCTTGAAGCCAAAGGAGCAACTTTCTACAAAATCAATCGTGGCGGTGATATTACGTATCACGGCCCGGGACAAATTGTAGGCTACCCAATTTTGGATTTAGAAAACTTCTTTACCGATATTCACAAATATTTACGTTTTCTGGAAGAATCTATTATTCTGACTTTAGAAGAATACGGTTTAAAATGCGGTAGAAGTGAAGGTGAAACAGGAGTGTGGCTGGATGTTGGAACTCCGTTTGCACGTAAAATTTGTGCACTTGGTGTACGCGCCTCGCGTTGGGTAACCATGCACGGATTTGCCTTAAATGTAAACGTCGATTTAGGATATTTCGATAACATTATTCCGTGTGGAATTCGTGGAAAAGGCGTTACTTCACTTCAAGTAGAACTTGGCGTTGAAAAAGTGGATGAAGACGAAGTAAAAGCCAAAATCATAAAACATTTAACTCAATTATTTGAAGCCGAATTTGTTTAG
- a CDS encoding AraC family transcriptional regulator has protein sequence MKNAEENNNYRIAVPSAFETVFSHFYFAENKTDYPITKTLLPSFQTILVFNFGTKSALKSKQNTILEVEKCIVLGPIKQTFDYTLEPNSEILVANFKEDTFYRFFGNALFDALPIHPDTLIHENCFNLLWEALQKISDVAERVAYILDFCKPYLREQNEITTLLTNFQDENLDPIKAIASQINQTERNIQLHQKKTFGYTIKEANRYERFLKAANQIQKNILNQSKTDWLNVVEECGYYDQSQLIHDFKYYMNISPTKFLKFQNDICSSKVK, from the coding sequence ATGAAAAATGCTGAAGAAAATAACAATTATAGAATTGCCGTTCCTTCAGCATTTGAAACTGTATTTTCTCATTTTTACTTCGCGGAAAATAAAACGGATTACCCCATCACAAAAACTTTATTGCCGAGTTTTCAAACCATTTTAGTTTTTAATTTCGGTACAAAATCGGCTTTAAAATCAAAGCAGAATACTATTCTGGAAGTCGAAAAATGTATTGTTTTAGGCCCAATAAAACAGACTTTCGATTATACTCTGGAACCTAATTCAGAGATTTTAGTAGCTAATTTTAAAGAAGATACTTTTTATAGATTCTTCGGGAATGCATTATTTGATGCTTTGCCAATTCATCCAGATACTTTAATTCACGAAAATTGCTTCAACCTTTTATGGGAGGCACTTCAAAAAATTTCTGATGTTGCAGAGCGTGTCGCTTATATTTTAGATTTCTGCAAACCCTATCTTAGGGAACAAAATGAAATCACAACACTTTTAACCAATTTTCAGGATGAGAATTTAGATCCGATAAAAGCTATTGCTTCTCAGATAAATCAGACCGAAAGAAATATTCAGCTTCATCAGAAAAAGACTTTTGGCTATACCATTAAAGAAGCGAATCGTTATGAAAGGTTTTTAAAAGCGGCAAATCAAATTCAGAAAAACATCCTAAATCAATCAAAGACTGATTGGCTAAATGTTGTTGAAGAATGCGGTTATTACGATCAGAGCCAACTGATTCATGACTTTAAATATTACATGAATATTTCTCCAACGAAATTCTTAAAATTTCAAAACGACATTTGCAGTTCAAAAGTGAAATAA